A genomic stretch from Motacilla alba alba isolate MOTALB_02 chromosome 29, Motacilla_alba_V1.0_pri, whole genome shotgun sequence includes:
- the LOC119712713 gene encoding uncharacterized protein LOC119712713 isoform X1 produces MLPPCLGSLRQPSRAQLVLSGPLSPRLDASQWISMSHSNAEKLMIKKEFFLCIIPHLRLLSTPSLQAHQPQPRAPAMPRRWVMPESHPWITRGGKREAEGAFFTPHPMAASGGGVRNSRCLCHSSPVFPAADSAPAAQDFNKKHFMESNVLSGLHYRARASLDPVVPYDFISDEPYLLSKRFHLNSINLSKLSWASSSQPALPGAGAAAPGTEGHAGPGFWGLGRDPPAAPCAVQRVPGASAVIRRDGSASSSSGSVYAIIEPVCTAESLAVTSPLAVSLCAVQGSPGLCQDVEGAAEVSLIPGLFPPTLIPTLSRVSCRSRVTRKQVVIFSDILHRGSASSCRQIQAGGFIGGGKAHGAPVWFPCCARSLRLRTDHAFQI; encoded by the coding sequence ATGCTGCCACCTTGCCTCGGCTCGCTCCGCCAGCCAAGCCGGGCGCAGCTTGTGTTATCCGGCCCTTTATCCCCCAGATTAGACGCTTCACAGTGGATTAGCATGTCACATTCTAATGCAGAAAAATTGATGATTAAAAAGgagtttttcctctgtattATTCCCCACCTCCGCCTCCTCTCCACCCCGTCCCTGCAGGCCCACCAGCCCCAGCCGCGGGCACCGGCGATGCCGCGGCGCTGGGTGATGCCAGAGTCGCATCCCTGGATCACACGGGGTGGGAAACGAGAAGCCGAAGGTGCCTTTTTCACGCCGCATCCCATGGCTGCTTCTGGTGGCGGGGTCCGGAACTCCAGGTGCCTGTGCCATTCCAGCCCCGTGTTCCCGGCTGCAGactcagcacctgcagcacaggacTTTAATAAAAAGCACTTTATGGAGAGTAATGTGCTAAGTGGACTTCATTATAGAGCCAGGGCCTCCCTGGATCCCGTTGTTCCATATGATTTCATATCAGATGAGCCTTATCTCCTCTCCAAACGCTTCCATTTAAACTCTATTAATCTTTCAAAGCTTTCCTGGGCAAGCtcttcccagccagccctgccggGTGCCGGTGCTGCTGCCCCGGGCACTGAGGGCCACGCTGGCCCGGGGTTTTGGGGGCTCGGCCGGGACCCCCCCGCAGCTCCGTGTGCAGTCCAGCGTGTCCCTGGAGCCTCGGCTGTGATCCGCCGTGACGGctctgcatcctcctcctcaggaTCTGTTTACGCTATAATTGAACCTGTTTGTACTGCTGAGAGCTTGGCGGTGACTTCCCCGCTGGCAGTGTCCCTCTGTGCCGTGCAGGGGtcaccagggctctgccaggacGTGGAAGGCGCTGCCGAGGTGTCGCTAATTCCAGGATTATTCCCGCCGACCCTTATCCCAACGCTTTCCCGTGTTTCCTGCCGGTCGCGAGTCACCCGTAAGCAGGTGGTGATTTTTTCTGACATCCTTCACCGTGGCTCAGCCAGTTCGTGCAGGCAGATTCAAGCCGGCGGTTTTATTGGAGGGGGGAAAGCCCACGGTGCTCCGGTCTGGTTTCCTTGCTGCGCTCGCTCGCTCCGGCTCCGCACGGATCACGCTTTTCAAATCTAA
- the LOC119712713 gene encoding uncharacterized protein LOC119712713 isoform X2 has translation MPRRWVMPESHPWITRGGKREAEGAFFTPHPMAASGGGVRNSRCLCHSSPVFPAADSAPAAQDFNKKHFMESNVLSGLHYRARASLDPVVPYDFISDEPYLLSKRFHLNSINLSKLSWASSSQPALPGAGAAAPGTEGHAGPGFWGLGRDPPAAPCAVQRVPGASAVIRRDGSASSSSGSVYAIIEPVCTAESLAVTSPLAVSLCAVQGSPGLCQDVEGAAEVSLIPGLFPPTLIPTLSRVSCRSRVTRKQVVIFSDILHRGSASSCRQIQAGGFIGGGKAHGAPVWFPCCARSLRLRTDHAFQI, from the coding sequence ATGCCGCGGCGCTGGGTGATGCCAGAGTCGCATCCCTGGATCACACGGGGTGGGAAACGAGAAGCCGAAGGTGCCTTTTTCACGCCGCATCCCATGGCTGCTTCTGGTGGCGGGGTCCGGAACTCCAGGTGCCTGTGCCATTCCAGCCCCGTGTTCCCGGCTGCAGactcagcacctgcagcacaggacTTTAATAAAAAGCACTTTATGGAGAGTAATGTGCTAAGTGGACTTCATTATAGAGCCAGGGCCTCCCTGGATCCCGTTGTTCCATATGATTTCATATCAGATGAGCCTTATCTCCTCTCCAAACGCTTCCATTTAAACTCTATTAATCTTTCAAAGCTTTCCTGGGCAAGCtcttcccagccagccctgccggGTGCCGGTGCTGCTGCCCCGGGCACTGAGGGCCACGCTGGCCCGGGGTTTTGGGGGCTCGGCCGGGACCCCCCCGCAGCTCCGTGTGCAGTCCAGCGTGTCCCTGGAGCCTCGGCTGTGATCCGCCGTGACGGctctgcatcctcctcctcaggaTCTGTTTACGCTATAATTGAACCTGTTTGTACTGCTGAGAGCTTGGCGGTGACTTCCCCGCTGGCAGTGTCCCTCTGTGCCGTGCAGGGGtcaccagggctctgccaggacGTGGAAGGCGCTGCCGAGGTGTCGCTAATTCCAGGATTATTCCCGCCGACCCTTATCCCAACGCTTTCCCGTGTTTCCTGCCGGTCGCGAGTCACCCGTAAGCAGGTGGTGATTTTTTCTGACATCCTTCACCGTGGCTCAGCCAGTTCGTGCAGGCAGATTCAAGCCGGCGGTTTTATTGGAGGGGGGAAAGCCCACGGTGCTCCGGTCTGGTTTCCTTGCTGCGCTCGCTCGCTCCGGCTCCGCACGGATCACGCTTTTCAAATCTAA